The following proteins are encoded in a genomic region of Hoeflea phototrophica DFL-43:
- a CDS encoding ABC transporter permease translates to MLTFTIRRLLLAIPTLVLISLIIFLLLDLAPGDPLADQPLSIPPEVRQKMRDALGLDSPAYVRYLLWAKQFFWVEPLVFFDWVFGTSFSEGMQRIVSWQFRAPVFDIIIQRMPQTLWVVGLAYVVGVLIALPIGIISAYKQYSWFDQVGTFVSMIGFSVPPFFSGVLMIVIFAIMLPWFPSIYDTTLVVNDFESFGQQVRQMTLPVMVLALQTTAQLSRFMRASMLDNLNHDYVRTARAKGMTEKVVLLVHVLRNSMIPVVTVIALGIPSIFGGAIITEQIFKVNGLGQLLITAIYANDLPMVQTLAFIFAVLIVLCNLIADVLYGLLDPRIRYD, encoded by the coding sequence ATGCTGACCTTTACAATCCGACGATTGTTGCTTGCGATACCGACGCTTGTGCTCATCAGCCTTATCATTTTCCTGCTGCTGGATCTGGCGCCGGGTGACCCGCTTGCGGACCAGCCGCTAAGCATCCCGCCCGAAGTGCGCCAAAAAATGCGTGACGCGCTGGGGCTCGATTCACCTGCCTATGTGCGATATCTGCTGTGGGCAAAACAGTTCTTCTGGGTGGAGCCGCTGGTCTTCTTCGACTGGGTGTTCGGAACCAGCTTCTCGGAAGGTATGCAGCGGATCGTCTCCTGGCAGTTCCGGGCACCGGTTTTCGATATCATCATCCAGCGCATGCCCCAGACACTGTGGGTTGTTGGCCTGGCCTATGTGGTCGGCGTTCTGATCGCATTGCCGATCGGCATCATCTCGGCCTACAAGCAGTATTCCTGGTTCGACCAGGTCGGGACGTTCGTTTCGATGATCGGGTTCTCCGTACCGCCCTTCTTTTCAGGCGTGCTGATGATCGTGATCTTCGCAATCATGCTGCCATGGTTCCCCTCGATCTATGACACCACGCTGGTGGTCAATGACTTTGAGAGCTTTGGTCAGCAGGTCCGCCAGATGACCTTGCCGGTGATGGTGCTGGCACTGCAGACGACCGCACAGCTGTCACGTTTCATGCGCGCCTCGATGCTCGACAACCTCAATCATGATTATGTTCGCACGGCCCGCGCCAAGGGCATGACCGAGAAGGTGGTGCTGCTGGTGCACGTGCTGCGCAACTCGATGATCCCGGTGGTCACCGTGATCGCGCTTGGCATTCCGTCGATCTTCGGCGGTGCGATCATCACCGAGCAGATCTTCAAGGTGAATGGGCTGGGACAGCTGTTGATTACTGCGATCTACGCCAATGACCTGCCGATGGTGCAGACGCTGGCCTTCATCTTCGCCGTGCTGATCGTGCTGTGCAACCTGATCGCCGACGTGCTCTACGGTCTGCTTGACCCGAGGATCCGCTATGACTGA